One genomic segment of Rhizorhabdus phycosphaerae includes these proteins:
- a CDS encoding NADP-dependent isocitrate dehydrogenase, which yields MAKIKVKTPVVELDGDEMTRIIWQWIRERLILPYLDIDLKYFDLSIQKRDETNDQITIDSAKAIQQYGVGVKCATITPDEARVEEFSLKKMWKSPNGTIRNILGGVVFREPIVIKNVPRLVPGWTDPIVVGRHAFGDQYRATDFLVPGPGKLRMVWEGDNGETIEHEVFQYPSAGVAMGMYNLDDSIRDFARASMNYALDRKWPLYLSTKNTILKAYDGRFKDLFQEVFDAEFADAFKAAGIVYEHRLIDDMVASALKWNGKFVWACKNYDGDVQSDTVAQGFGSLGLMTSVLMSPDGKTIEAEAAHGTVTRHYRMHEQGKATSTNPIASIFAWTQGLQFRGKFDDTPDVVKFAETLERVCIETVEKGGMTKDLAILIGPDQPWMTTEQFFEQIRVNLEAEMANWA from the coding sequence ATGGCGAAGATCAAGGTGAAAACCCCGGTCGTCGAACTCGACGGCGACGAGATGACGCGGATTATCTGGCAGTGGATTCGCGAACGCCTGATCCTCCCTTATCTCGACATCGACCTCAAATATTTCGACCTGTCGATCCAGAAGCGTGACGAGACCAACGATCAGATCACGATCGACAGCGCCAAGGCGATCCAGCAATATGGCGTAGGCGTGAAGTGCGCCACGATCACCCCCGACGAAGCGCGCGTCGAAGAGTTCAGCCTGAAGAAGATGTGGAAGTCGCCCAACGGCACGATCCGGAACATCCTCGGCGGTGTCGTCTTCCGTGAGCCGATCGTCATCAAGAACGTCCCCCGGCTCGTCCCGGGCTGGACCGACCCCATCGTGGTCGGCCGCCACGCGTTCGGCGATCAGTATCGCGCCACCGACTTCCTCGTCCCCGGCCCCGGCAAGCTGCGGATGGTCTGGGAAGGCGACAATGGCGAGACCATCGAGCATGAGGTCTTCCAATATCCGTCGGCCGGTGTGGCGATGGGCATGTACAATCTCGATGACTCGATCCGCGACTTCGCCCGCGCCAGCATGAACTATGCGCTCGATCGCAAGTGGCCGCTGTACCTGTCGACCAAGAACACCATCCTGAAGGCCTATGATGGTCGCTTCAAGGATCTGTTCCAGGAGGTTTTCGACGCGGAGTTCGCCGATGCGTTCAAGGCTGCCGGTATCGTCTACGAGCACCGCCTGATCGACGACATGGTCGCCTCGGCGCTCAAGTGGAACGGCAAGTTCGTCTGGGCCTGCAAGAATTATGACGGCGACGTCCAGTCGGATACCGTGGCGCAGGGCTTCGGTTCGCTCGGCCTCATGACCTCGGTCCTGATGTCGCCCGATGGCAAGACGATCGAGGCCGAGGCCGCCCATGGCACCGTCACGCGCCACTATCGCATGCACGAGCAGGGCAAGGCGACCTCGACCAACCCGATCGCCTCGATCTTCGCCTGGACGCAGGGCCTGCAGTTCCGCGGCAAGTTCGACGACACGCCGGACGTGGTCAAGTTCGCCGAAACGCTCGAGCGCGTCTGCATCGAAACCGTCGAGAAGGGCGGCATGACCAAGGATCTCGCGATCCTGATCGGTCCCGACCAGCCCTGGATGACGACCGAGCAGTTCTTCGAACAGATCCGCGTCAACCTCGAGGCAGAGATGGCCAACTGGGCCTGA
- a CDS encoding phosphatidylserine decarboxylase yields MTSLDKPEIGTTSVKWRWPSIHPEGRKFVLIAAVICLVFALMAWETLAWPMAGITLWVAAFFRDPVRSTPVGEGLVIAPADGLVTMITTVPPPRELAGEDGLGDAPMTRVSIFMSVFDVHINRTPIPGTIKRIAYIAGSFLNADLDKASEENERQHFLVEGADGTRIGFTQIAGLVARRIVPLVKVGEPVGLGQRIGLIRFGSRVDVYLPAGTGHRVALGQRTIAGETVIARLGESDRTIGAAQ; encoded by the coding sequence ATGACATCGCTCGACAAACCGGAAATCGGCACCACCTCCGTCAAGTGGCGCTGGCCCAGCATCCATCCCGAAGGCCGCAAATTCGTTCTGATCGCGGCCGTGATCTGCCTCGTGTTCGCGCTGATGGCGTGGGAGACGCTTGCCTGGCCGATGGCCGGGATCACCCTGTGGGTCGCCGCCTTCTTCCGCGACCCTGTACGGAGCACGCCGGTGGGCGAGGGACTGGTGATCGCGCCTGCCGACGGGCTGGTCACGATGATCACGACCGTGCCGCCGCCGCGCGAACTCGCCGGTGAGGACGGGCTCGGTGACGCCCCGATGACGCGCGTCTCGATCTTCATGTCGGTGTTCGACGTCCATATCAATCGCACCCCGATCCCAGGGACGATCAAGCGAATCGCCTATATTGCGGGCAGCTTTCTCAACGCCGACCTCGATAAGGCCAGCGAAGAAAATGAGCGTCAGCATTTCTTGGTCGAGGGTGCGGACGGAACGCGCATCGGCTTTACCCAGATCGCAGGCCTGGTCGCACGCCGTATCGTTCCGCTGGTCAAGGTCGGCGAGCCGGTCGGGCTGGGGCAGCGTATCGGTCTGATCCGCTTCGGGAGCCGCGTCGATGTCTATCTGCCGGCAGGCACCGGCCACCGTGTGGCGCTCGGCCAGCGCACGATCGCCGGGGAGACGGTGATCGCACGTCTCGGCGAGAGCGACCGGACCATCGGCGCAGCGCAGTAA
- a CDS encoding CDP-alcohol phosphatidyltransferase family protein, which translates to MLGRRENIRRGIPARAVAPNAVTALALCSGLTGVRFAIAGEWEKALIAILVAGILDGLDGRIARLLKGESRFGAELDSLSDVIAFGVSPAIIMFLWSLNEIPRFGWVFALGYAVCAALRLARFNASIDKAEHPRKAAGFLTGVPAPLGAGIMLVPVAMWLWSDVYWFRDPFFICAWAALVGFLMISDVATYSWSSLHISRAWRLPALLGIAMVGAALFTAPWHTLSFIMLGYLATVPFSIAGYRRFKRQPAAIVPAVDETALGA; encoded by the coding sequence ATGCTCGGCAGGCGCGAGAATATCCGGCGCGGCATCCCCGCGCGGGCTGTGGCGCCCAATGCCGTCACGGCGCTGGCGCTGTGTTCGGGGCTGACCGGCGTGCGGTTCGCAATCGCGGGCGAATGGGAAAAGGCTCTGATCGCCATTCTCGTCGCGGGGATATTGGACGGTCTCGACGGCCGCATCGCCCGTCTTCTTAAAGGTGAAAGCCGTTTCGGGGCCGAACTCGACTCCCTGTCGGACGTGATCGCCTTCGGGGTATCCCCGGCGATCATCATGTTTCTCTGGTCGCTCAACGAAATCCCGCGCTTCGGCTGGGTCTTCGCGCTGGGCTATGCCGTCTGCGCCGCCCTGCGGCTCGCCCGCTTCAACGCTTCCATCGATAAGGCCGAGCATCCGCGCAAGGCCGCGGGTTTTCTGACTGGCGTTCCGGCGCCGCTCGGAGCGGGAATCATGCTGGTGCCCGTTGCCATGTGGCTGTGGAGCGACGTCTACTGGTTTCGCGATCCGTTCTTCATCTGTGCCTGGGCGGCGCTCGTCGGCTTTCTGATGATCTCCGACGTTGCGACCTATAGCTGGTCATCGCTCCATATTTCGCGTGCGTGGCGCCTTCCGGCCCTGCTCGGCATCGCGATGGTGGGCGCTGCGCTCTTCACCGCGCCTTGGCATACGCTGAGCTTCATCATGCTCGGCTATCTGGCGACAGTGCCCTTCAGCATCGCCGGCTATCGCCGGTTCAAGCGGCAGCCCGCAGCGATCGTGCCGGCAGTGGACGAAACTGCGCTTGGCGCGTGA
- the rpsB gene encoding 30S ribosomal protein S2 produces the protein MAAPTVSMQALLDAGAHFGHQTHRWNPKMKPYLFGDRNGIHIIDLSQTVPLFARALDFISQSVQHGGKVLFVGTKRQAQDPIAEAARRSGQHYVNHRWLGGMLTNWKTISNSIKRFKALEEQLSGDTHGLTKKEVLQLTRERDKFELSLGGIRDMGGIPDVMFVIDANKEELAIKEANTLGIPVVAILDSNVSPDGIAFPVPANDDAARAIRLYCEAVAEAATRGQQGGRQARGEDLGASVEAPIEEAIA, from the coding sequence ATGGCGGCTCCCACCGTCTCCATGCAGGCGTTGCTCGACGCCGGCGCACATTTCGGTCACCAGACTCACCGCTGGAATCCGAAGATGAAGCCGTATCTGTTCGGCGACCGCAACGGCATCCACATCATCGATCTTTCGCAGACCGTGCCGCTCTTCGCGCGCGCGCTCGACTTCATCAGCCAGAGCGTCCAGCACGGCGGCAAGGTCCTTTTCGTCGGCACCAAGCGCCAGGCGCAGGATCCGATTGCCGAGGCCGCGCGTCGTTCGGGCCAGCATTATGTCAACCATCGCTGGCTGGGCGGCATGCTCACCAACTGGAAGACGATCTCGAACTCGATCAAGCGCTTCAAGGCGCTCGAAGAGCAGCTGTCGGGCGACACCCACGGCCTCACCAAGAAGGAAGTCCTTCAGCTCACCCGTGAGCGCGACAAGTTCGAGCTTTCGCTCGGCGGCATCCGCGATATGGGCGGCATTCCGGACGTGATGTTTGTGATCGACGCCAACAAGGAAGAGCTGGCGATCAAGGAGGCCAATACGCTCGGCATCCCCGTCGTCGCGATCCTCGATTCGAACGTGAGCCCGGACGGTATCGCCTTCCCGGTTCCAGCGAACGACGACGCGGCCCGCGCCATCCGCCTCTATTGCGAAGCCGTCGCCGAAGCTGCGACGCGCGGTCAGCAGGGCGGCCGTCAGGCGCGTGGCGAGGATCTCGGCGCTTCGGTCGAGGCTCCGATCGAAGAAGCCATCGCGTAA
- the tsf gene encoding translation elongation factor Ts, with protein MADITASAVKELREKTGAGMMDCKKALTETNGDMEAAVDWLRTKGLATAAKKSSRTAAEGLVGVAVEGTKGAAVEVNSETDFVAKNEQFQDFVRTVTKLALEAGDDVAALGAAAYPGGGTVSEKLTANIATIGENQTLRRAKIVEVSQGAIVPYVHNAAAPGLGKIGVLVALEGDAPVAEIEAVGKQIAMHIAAAFPQALTEDGLDATVIERERAIAAEKAAESGKPAEIIEKMVQGAVAKFRKENALLSQIFVMDNKTPIAQVVAKAAKAAGGSIVLKDYVRFQLGEGIEKEVSDFAAEVAAAVKA; from the coding sequence ATGGCGGATATCACCGCTTCGGCCGTCAAGGAGCTTCGCGAGAAGACCGGCGCCGGCATGATGGATTGCAAGAAGGCGCTCACCGAGACGAACGGCGACATGGAAGCCGCCGTCGACTGGCTGCGCACCAAGGGCCTCGCCACCGCCGCGAAGAAGTCGAGCCGCACCGCGGCCGAGGGTCTCGTGGGCGTTGCCGTCGAAGGCACCAAGGGTGCTGCGGTCGAGGTCAATTCCGAGACCGACTTCGTTGCCAAGAACGAGCAGTTCCAGGACTTCGTCCGCACGGTCACCAAGCTTGCGCTCGAGGCCGGTGACGACGTCGCGGCGCTTGGCGCGGCTGCCTATCCGGGCGGCGGCACCGTGTCGGAGAAGCTGACCGCGAACATCGCGACGATCGGCGAGAACCAGACGCTGCGCCGCGCGAAGATCGTCGAAGTGTCGCAGGGCGCGATCGTTCCCTACGTCCACAATGCCGCAGCCCCCGGCCTGGGCAAGATCGGCGTGCTCGTCGCGCTCGAGGGCGACGCTCCCGTTGCCGAGATCGAAGCCGTCGGCAAGCAGATCGCGATGCACATCGCGGCGGCTTTCCCGCAGGCGCTGACCGAGGATGGCCTCGACGCCACGGTGATCGAGCGCGAGCGCGCGATCGCCGCCGAGAAGGCGGCCGAATCGGGCAAGCCGGCCGAGATCATCGAGAAGATGGTCCAGGGCGCCGTCGCGAAGTTCCGCAAGGAAAACGCGCTGCTCAGCCAGATCTTCGTCATGGACAACAAGACCCCGATCGCGCAGGTCGTCGCCAAGGCCGCCAAGGCGGCGGGTGGCTCGATCGTGCTGAAGGACTATGTCCGCTTCCAGCTCGGTGAAGGCATCGAGAAGGAAGTCAGCGACTTCGCCGCCGAAGTCGCGGCAGCCGTCAAGGCCTGA
- the pyrH gene encoding UMP kinase yields MDRPRFKRILLKLSGEVLMGQGQFGIDPETVARVAREIADVATQYELCLVVGGGNIFRGLAAAAKGFDRTSADYMGMLATVMNALAVQNALEQIGVDTRVQSAIPMSTVCEPFIRRRAERHLEKGRIVIFAAGTGNPYFTTDSAAALRAAEMGCDALLKGTSVDGVYNADPKKDPTATRYETVTFNRVLADDLKVMDASAVALCRDNDIPIVVFNIREQGNLARVLGGTGTATVVQN; encoded by the coding sequence ATGGACCGTCCGCGCTTCAAACGTATCCTGCTGAAGCTATCGGGTGAGGTTCTGATGGGGCAGGGCCAGTTCGGCATCGATCCCGAAACCGTCGCCCGCGTGGCTCGCGAAATTGCAGACGTCGCCACCCAATATGAGCTTTGCCTCGTGGTCGGGGGCGGCAACATCTTCCGTGGTCTGGCCGCCGCCGCCAAGGGATTCGACCGCACCAGCGCCGATTATATGGGGATGCTGGCGACCGTCATGAACGCGCTTGCCGTGCAGAACGCGCTCGAGCAGATCGGCGTCGACACGCGCGTCCAGTCCGCCATTCCGATGTCGACCGTCTGTGAGCCCTTCATCCGCAGGCGCGCCGAGCGCCACCTGGAGAAGGGGCGTATCGTGATTTTTGCGGCCGGCACCGGCAATCCCTATTTCACGACCGACAGCGCGGCCGCGCTGCGCGCGGCGGAGATGGGATGTGACGCTCTGCTCAAGGGAACCTCGGTCGACGGTGTCTACAACGCCGATCCGAAGAAGGATCCGACCGCGACCCGCTACGAGACAGTCACCTTCAACCGCGTGCTGGCCGACGACCTCAAGGTCATGGACGCCAGCGCCGTGGCGCTGTGCCGCGACAATGATATTCCGATCGTGGTATTCAACATCCGCGAGCAGGGCAATCTGGCCCGGGTGCTCGGGGGAACGGGTACGGCCACGGTCGTTCAGAACTAG
- the frr gene encoding ribosome recycling factor codes for MPAYNKADLERRMQGAVESLKSDLTGLRTGRASINLLDPVTVEIYGAHMPLNQAATVTAPESRMLSVQVWDRSNVGPVDKAIRSAGLGLNPIVDGQTLRIPIPDLTEERRKELAKLASQYAEKARVAVRNVRRDGMDSLKLDEKKGEISEDDRKRRETEVQKMTDATIAEVDAAAAAKEKEILGK; via the coding sequence ATGCCCGCCTATAACAAGGCCGATCTCGAACGCCGGATGCAGGGCGCCGTCGAGTCGCTCAAGAGTGATCTCACGGGTCTGCGCACCGGTCGTGCGTCGATCAATCTGCTCGATCCGGTCACGGTCGAGATCTACGGTGCACATATGCCGCTGAACCAGGCTGCGACGGTGACCGCGCCGGAATCGCGAATGTTGTCGGTGCAGGTCTGGGACCGCTCGAATGTGGGGCCGGTCGACAAGGCGATCCGCTCGGCGGGCCTGGGGCTCAACCCGATCGTCGACGGCCAGACGCTGCGTATTCCGATCCCGGACCTGACCGAAGAGCGCCGCAAGGAACTGGCTAAGCTCGCCAGCCAATATGCGGAGAAGGCCCGCGTGGCCGTGCGCAACGTCCGTCGTGATGGCATGGACAGCCTCAAGCTCGACGAGAAGAAGGGCGAAATCAGCGAGGACGACCGCAAGCGGCGGGAGACCGAAGTCCAGAAGATGACCGACGCGACGATCGCCGAAGTCGATGCGGCCGCGGCTGCGAAGGAGAAGGAAATCCTCGGGAAGTGA